A portion of the Lolium rigidum isolate FL_2022 chromosome 1, APGP_CSIRO_Lrig_0.1, whole genome shotgun sequence genome contains these proteins:
- the LOC124689591 gene encoding adenine nucleotide transporter BT1, chloroplastic/mitochondrial-like, translating into MAATMVAMTAKTKNCGLAAEKRNGWAVPPLPELRFPWDSQEDRSCSLSLHDGFLSPAHGGLFASVSLKVSAAAPAVAAAGPAEQEFKIPFADHCMKYVSSAVGFPVAGTNVAESVGEEVVDGKARKKAGRRGLKLKIKIGNPHLRRLVSGAIAGAVSRTCVAPLETIRTHLMVGSNGDSMTEVFQSIMKTEGWTGLFRGNFVNVIRVAPSKAIELFAFDTAKKFLTPKADESPRTPFPPSLVAGALAGVSSTLCTYPLELIKTRLTIEKDVYNNFLHCLVKIVQEEGPSELYRGLTPSLIGVVPYAATNYYAYDTLRKLYRKTFKQEEISNIATLLIGSAAGAISSTATFPLEVARKQMQAGAVGGRQIYKNVFHALYCIMEKDGVGGLYKGLGPSCIKLMPAAGISFMCYEACKKILVEAEE; encoded by the exons ATGGCGGCGACGATGGTGGCGATGACGGCCAAGACCAAGAACTGCGGGCTGGCCGCGGAGAAGAGGAACGGGTGGGCTGTCCCGCCGCTCCCGGAGCTCCGGTTCCCCTGGGATTCGCAGGAGGACAGGAGCTGCTCGCTGAGCCTGCACGACGGCTTCCTCTCCCCGGCTCACGGCGGGCTGTTCGCCAGCGTCAGCCTCAAGGTCTCAGCAGCCGCCCCAGCCGTCGCAGCGGCTGGCCCGGCAGAGCAGGAGTTCAAGATCCCCTTCGCGGACCACTGCATGAAGTACGTCTCCTCGGCGGTCGGGTTTCCGGTCGCTGGGACCAACGTGGCTGAGTCTGtcggggaggaggtggtggacggCAAGGCCAGGAAGAAGGCCGGCAGGCGCGGGCTGAAGCTGAAGATCAAGATTGGGAACCCGCATCTGAGGCGGCTCGTTAGCGGGGCTATTGCGGGGGCTGTGTCGAGGACCTGCGTGGCGCCGCTGGAGACGATTAGGACGCATCTGATGGTTGGGAGCAATGGGGACTCCATGACTGAGGTGTTCCAGTCGATCATGAAGACGGAGGGCTGGACAGGGCTGTTCCGTGGGAATTTCGTCAATGTTATCCGTGTTGCTCCAAGCAAGGCGATTGAG CTATTTGCTTTTGACACAGCCAAAAAATTCCTTACTCCAAAGGCTGATGAGTCCCCTAGGACTCCCTTCCCTCCATCACTTGTTGCTGGAGCACTTGCAGGAgtcagctcaacattgtgcacatatCCTTTGGAATTGATCAAGACCCGTTTGACTATAGAG AAAGATGTTTACAACAACTTTCTCCATTGTCTCGTCAAGATTGTACAAGAGGAAGGCCCCTCAGAGCTTTACCGTGGTCTGACACCGAGTCTGATAGGAGTAGTGCCGTACGCCGCCACCAATTACTATGCGTATGACACCTTGAGGAAGCTCTACAGGAAGACATTCAAGCAGGAGGAAATCAGCAACATTGCAACTCTCCTGATTGGATCAGCTGCAGGTGCCATCTCGAGCACCGCCACCTTCCCCCTTGAGGTAGCTCGCAAGCAAATGCAGGCCGGTGCAGTGGGCGGGAGGCAGATCTACAAGAACGTGTTCCATGCACTCTACTGCATAATGGAGAAGGACGGGGTCGGCGGTCTTTACAAGGGGCTTGGACCTAGCTGCATCAAGCTTATGCCTGCGGCGGGGATCTCCTTCATGTGCTACGAAGCCTGCAAGAAGATACTAGTTGAAGCTGAGGAGTAG
- the LOC124683106 gene encoding uncharacterized protein At2g34160-like, translating to MEEVTEGVKNLAVTEPHKKNRIQVSNTKKPLFFYVNLAKRYMQLHTEVELSALGMAIATVVTVAEILKNNGLAVEKKIMTSTVDVNDESRGRPMQKAKIEIVLGKTENFDELMAAAAAEREVAAAEEGEEQS from the exons ATGGAGGAGGTCACCGAGGGCGTCAAGAACCTGGCCGTCACGGAGCCGCACAAGAAGAACCGGATCCAGGTCTCCAACACCAAGAAGCCGCTCTTCTTCTATGTCAACCTCGCCAAG AGGTACATGCAGCTGCATACCGAGGTGGAGCTCTCGGCCCTCGGCATGG CCATCGCCACTGTGGTCACTGTTGCCGAAATCCTGAAAAATAATGGCCTTGCTGTTGAGAAGA AGATCATGACATCAACTGTTGATGTCAATGACGAATCAAGGGGCCGCCCCATGCAAAAGGCCAAG ATTGAAATAGTGCTTGGCAAGACAGAAAACTTTGATGAGCTGAtggccgctgctgctgccgaGAGGGAAGTTGCAGCTGCTGAGGAGGGCGAGGAACAGAGCTGA